Proteins encoded within one genomic window of Arachis ipaensis cultivar K30076 chromosome B08, Araip1.1, whole genome shotgun sequence:
- the LOC107610704 gene encoding protein FAR1-RELATED SEQUENCE 5-like, with protein sequence MDSNFQFTGVEDDSDWLSEEEYFRVSCSSGDDENDSFGNGSETVEMGDDAHENGVGSDPETCQGDAPSFRSTENFVDKVFSTEEEAYAAYKQFARLRGFGVRKGDAAQINGVLVWKVQRIDNNHNHPLATTMFSHLLPSHQNLSESDKAKVDSLKKFGIATSKIMTYMARQSGGYGMLRFTKRDLYNYVDSQRIAQINDRDAAATISYLEGKANADMMTVARYTKTVEDRLGSLFWVDRQMMEDYQLFGDVVAFDATYRSNKYKKPLVVFSGSNHHKQMAIFGFALLEDEDVRTYRWVLLNILDVMDNKKPSIVVTDGDKAMRAAITNVLPLARKVFKKAVYANFDIAEFEEYWRTAVENLGLMNNSWVKSTYELRHSWATAYLRGTFCASYRTTYRCEGINAFVKGFLKSTNSLLELVHSLDRVVKDYCNNEVTAQCYSSYYTPVLTTGLDNRAVSFEYIHQGSLQGG encoded by the exons ATGGATTCGAACTTCCAGTTCACGGGGGTAGAGGATGATTCAGATTGGCTTAGTGAAGAAGAGTATTTTCGTGTGTCTTGTTCGAGTGGGGATGACGAGAACGACTCGTTCGGGAATGGGTCTGAGACTGTTGAAATGGGTGATGATGCCCACGAGAACGGCGTCGGCTCAGACCCAGAGACTTGTCAGGGTGATGCTCCCAGTTTTAGGTCCACAGAGAATTTTGTCGACAAAGTATTTAGTACCGAGGAAGAGGCTTATGCGGCATACAAACAATTTGCCCGACTACGGGGGTTCGGTGTAAGGAAGGGTGACGCGGCTCAAATAAACGGTGTCTTG GTTTGGAAAGTCCAGAGGATAGACAACAATCACAACCACCCTCTGGCTACAACCATGTTTAGTCATCTTCTTCCTAGTCATCAGAATTTGAGTGAGTCTGATAAGGCTAAAGTTGATAGTCTAAAAAAGTTTGGGATTGCCACATCGAAGATTATGACTTACATGGCCAGGCAGTCAGGGGGCTATGGGATGCTTCGGTTTACGAAGAGGGATCTGTATAATTATGTTGACAGCCAAAGAATAGCACAAATTAATGACAGAGATGCAGCAGCAACGATAAGTTATTTGGAAGGCAAGGCCAATGCTGACATGATGACGGTCGCCAGATATACCAAAACAGTAGAGGACCGGCTTGGTAGCCTATTCTGGGTGGACAGGCAGATGATGGAGGATTATCAGTTGTTCGGTGACGTGGTTGCATTTGATGCAACATACCGGTCCAATAAGTACAAGAAGCCTCTAGTTGTGTTCTCTGGATCAAATCACCACAAGCAGATGGCGATTTTTGGTTTTGCATTGCTGGAGGACGAGGATGTCCGTACATATAGGTGGGTGTTGTTGAATATTCTTGATGTCATGGATAACAAGAAGCCTTCCATTGTGGTCACTGACGGGGATAAAGCCATGCGGGCAGCAATTACGAATGTGCTTCCTTTAGCCAG GAAGGTGTTCAAGAAGGCAGTTTACGCAAACTTCGATATTGCGGAGTTTGAGGAGTATTGGAGGACGGCCGTGGAGAATCTAGGATTAATGAACAACAGCTGGGTCAAAAGCACCTATGAACTAAGACATAGTTGGGCAACGGCATATCTACGGGGTACTTTTTGCGCCAGCTACAGGACAACTTATAGGTGTGAGGGCATAAATGCATTCGTCAAAGGGTTCCTTAAGTCGACAAATAGCCTTCTGGAATTGGTTCACAGCTTGGATAGGGTGGTGAAAGATTACTGCAACAATGAGGTCACAGCGCAATGTTATTCGTCGTACTACACGCCCGTTCTGACGACAGGTCTTGATAACAGAGCTGTTTCCTTCGAATATATACACCAGGGAAGTCTTCAAGGAGGTTAG
- the LOC107614209 gene encoding polyamine-modulated factor 1-binding protein 1-like gives MWHEDAKANEKVVGIFATQEHSWLHERRKLRQHIGALMNELRVFEKKKDEAVSEMSQKLKEIEDLLESRDKVIQEGEQKRKELEENLAKAEREAEELRESVKLEAQEHSSDLRKHKTAFIELVSNQRQLEAKLGRAMKQLEAAKQELGSVLEKKEESELLAQKLSIEIVFWLNFCICVFMHPTCSMKCFIHLRKSRVNSTPVNQR, from the exons ATGTGGCATGAGGATGCAAAGGCCAATGAGAAAGTTGTGGGGATCTTTGCTACACAGGAGCATAGTTGGTTGCATGAAAGGCGAAAACTTCGGCAGCACATTGGGGCTCTGATGAATGAGCTGAGagtgtttgaaaagaaaaaggatgaGGCTGTCTCTGAAATGAGCCAAAAATTGAAGGAAATAGAGGATTTGCTGGAGTCCAGGGACAAAGTGATTCAAGAAGGGGAGCAGAAGAGGAAGGAGTTGGAGGAAAATCTTGCAAAGGCTGAAAGGGAAGCAGAAGAATTGAGAGAATCTGTTAAGCTTGAAGCTCAGGAACACTCCTCTGATCTCAGGAAGCACAAAACTGCCTTCATTGAGCTGGTGTCAAACCAACGGCAGCTAGAAGCGAAGCTTGGCCGCGCCATGAAGCAGTTGGAGGCTGCAAAGCAGGAGCTCGGTTCAGTCTTGGAGAAGAAGGAGGAGTCAGAATTGTTGGCCCAAAAATTGTCTATTGAGATTGTATTTTGGTTGAACTTTTGCATTTGTGTCTTTATGCATCCGACATGTTCGATGAAATGCTTCATCCATCTAAGGAAATCAAG GGTAAATTCAACTCCGGTAAATCAACGGTGA